The region tagctttatgtttttagggtttttaacagaatttttaaataccttttctatttaattctgttttaatgtctgtatatttgtagatttttaaaCTGGACTGAaaggcttttaatgtaagctgcttcaagtctctttgaagagaaaagcagggtataaacaaacatattaATTATAGATTATATAGACACatattctcattctctctctctctatatatatatatacatacacatatacatagatAGAAAAATgtgttatatacacacacatatatatgtatacacagacacacaaatatatgcatataaataatatgagcatattatatataatacacacatacataatgtACACATAAGTGTataatatatgcacacacataaatagatattatgtataatatatatatacacaaatacaaaatGTATATGCATGAACATataatacacacatatgtatatgtagaTAATTTATGAgtgcatcatatatatatatatatatacacatatatacacataggtAATatgagtaggtaaaggtttctccctgacgtttagtccagtcatgtctgactctgggggttggtgatcatctccatttctaagccgaagagccagcattgtccgtagacacctccaaggtcatgtggccagcatgactgcatggggcgccggagcagtacctattgatctactcacattggcatgttttctaagctggagctaacagcgggagctcactccgctcctgggatttgaacctgggacctttcggtctgcaagttcagcagctcaacactttaacacactgtgccaccagaggcccatatatatatgtgtatgtaatatatataacataatatatattacacatatatacacatatatatatcatatatgtgtatatgtgtaatatatataatatgagtatattatatatattacacatatatgatatatatttataGAATGTATCTACATGTAtattgcatatacacacatacgtaTAATATACACACAGGGGATATGTATATATAGATTGGGGTGTTATGAgtgttccgggctgtctggctgtgccccagaagcactctctcctgacgtttcgcccacatctctggcaggcatcctcagaggttgtgaggcttccccccttttcccctcacATTCAGAGTTCCGCGGGCGGGAGGAAGAGCCAAGGCGGGCGATACCAactgggccggggggggggggggtgcgggaCTGTAATGCGGGCGCCCCCTGCTGGACTCACCCATCCGCCGTGCTCCTCCATCCAGGCGCGCTTCTCCACGGCCAGGTAGGCGGACAGCGCCTCAGAGAGGGCCTCCCGGGCGGCCTGGGCCTGGGCCGGGCCCTGCTCGCCGCGCTCCACCAGCGCCGCCGCCACGTTCCCGGCGAAGACCACCAGCGCCACCACGCGCCCCCAGTTCAGCccgcccgccgccgccgccgcctcgccttccTCGGGCAGCTCCATCTGCGCCGCCACGCGCCACACCAgccccgccgccgcctccgctTCCTCGCCGCCCGCCTCCTGCAGCGCCCCGCTCGCCGCGCTCCGGAAGAAggaccgctcccgccgctccagCTCGTCCGCCACCCGGCGCAGCGTCTCCGCCGCCCGGCTCGGAGGCCGCCCCGCGACGCCCAGGCGGTGCGCCAAGTAGTCGCCCACCAGCCGCGCCGTCTCCTCGCTCAGGGACGCCGCCATGGTCGCTCCGGAGGCAGAAGGGGGAAGGCGGCGGAAGGCGAGGAGAGCGAGAGCAAAGGCCCCGAGCCGGCCGATGCCGCTGACTAAGAAGACGGCGCCGCCCCCGCCCCTCATGCACACGTGGACGCGCCGGCGCCGGCTCTGGCCACGCCCCCGATGCAGCCCCGCCCCCCGCTCgggctccagctccagctccgccCCCTACTCCTCCAGTTCTAACTCCGCCTCCAGCTCCGCCCCCTACGCGGTTCTTGGCTCTGACTGCGCCtgactctagctccgccccctgctcTTCTAGTTCTAACTCCGCCTCCAACTCTAGCCCCGCCCCTACAGTTCTTGGCCGTGACTCTAGCTCCGTCCCCTTCTCTTCGCCTCGTTCTAGCTCTGCTCTTCTAGTTCTAACCCCGCCCCTGGCTCTAAGCTCCGCCCCCTACACAGCTCTTAGGTCTAACTGCGCCTGactagctccgcccccttctcgtCGCCTcgttctagctccgccccctgctcTTCTAGTTTTAACCCCGCCCCTGGCTCTAAGCTCCGCCCCCTACACAGCTCTTAGGTCTAACTGCGCCTGactagctccgcccccttctcttcGCCTcgttctagctccgccccct is a window of Anolis carolinensis isolate JA03-04 unplaced genomic scaffold, rAnoCar3.1.pri scaffold_11, whole genome shotgun sequence DNA encoding:
- the bcl2l10 gene encoding bcl-2-like protein 10; its protein translation is MRGGGGAVFLVSGIGRLGAFALALLAFRRLPPSASGATMAASLSEETARLVGDYLAHRLGVAGRPPSRAAETLRRVADELERRERSFFRSAASGALQEAGGEEAEAAAGLVWRVAAQMELPEEGEAAAAAGGLNWGRVVALVVFAGNVAAALVERGEQGPAQAQAAREALSEALSAYLAVEKRAWMEEHGGWDGFYHFFNRRGSDETDQNSTISNAIMAAAGFGLAGLAFLLAVR